One genomic region from Prevotella sp. Rep29 encodes:
- a CDS encoding HlyD family secretion protein, translated as MKRIFAIASVAVVLAACGKTEKEYDATGTFEATETTVSAEQSGALLMFNVNEGDAIEAGREVGLIDTTQIWLKIRQAEATKTVYQSQKPDMEKQIAATRQQLVKARQEQRRYQELVNDGAAPSKMLDDAKSQVQVLQRQLDAQISALSTQLSTLNSQRSAVDVQVSQLRDQLQKCHVVAPTAGTVLEKYVERGEFVAVGKPLFKMADTRKMFLRAYVTSSQLQDMKVGRRVKVFADYGDGQRKEYGGTVVWISSRSEFTPKTILTDDERADLVYAVKIAVESDGYIKIGMYGEVKL; from the coding sequence ATGAAAAGGATTTTTGCCATTGCAAGTGTAGCCGTCGTGCTGGCAGCTTGCGGAAAAACGGAAAAAGAATACGACGCAACAGGCACGTTTGAGGCTACTGAAACTACCGTTTCGGCAGAACAAAGCGGTGCTTTACTGATGTTCAACGTCAATGAGGGTGATGCGATAGAGGCAGGACGCGAAGTGGGGTTGATAGACACCACCCAGATATGGCTGAAGATTCGCCAGGCGGAAGCCACGAAGACGGTGTATCAGAGTCAGAAACCAGACATGGAAAAACAGATAGCCGCCACACGCCAACAGTTGGTTAAGGCGCGACAAGAGCAACGGCGCTATCAGGAATTGGTGAACGACGGAGCCGCTCCCAGCAAGATGCTCGACGATGCGAAGAGTCAGGTGCAGGTGCTCCAGCGGCAGCTTGACGCCCAGATTTCCGCTCTCTCCACGCAGCTTTCGACGCTCAACTCCCAGCGCTCTGCGGTCGATGTCCAAGTCAGTCAGCTCAGGGACCAACTGCAGAAATGCCACGTCGTGGCTCCGACGGCAGGCACCGTCTTGGAGAAATATGTGGAGCGTGGTGAGTTCGTAGCCGTTGGCAAACCGCTGTTCAAGATGGCAGACACACGCAAGATGTTTCTCCGCGCCTATGTCACCTCGTCTCAGTTGCAAGACATGAAAGTGGGGCGTCGGGTGAAGGTGTTTGCCGATTATGGCGATGGTCAGCGGAAGGAATACGGCGGCACCGTCGTGTGGATTTCTTCCCGTTCGGAGTTCACGCCCAAGACGATTCTGACAGACGACGAGCGCGCCGACTTGGTGTATGCCGTGAAGATTGCCGTCGAGAGTGACGGATATATTAAAATAGGTATGTACGGCGAAGTGAAGCTGTAG
- a CDS encoding DUF2795 domain-containing protein, whose amino-acid sequence MYWTLELASKLEDAPWPATKEELIDYAIRSGAPLEVLENLQEIEDEGDVYESIEDIWPDYPTKEDFLFNEDEY is encoded by the coding sequence ATGTATTGGACATTAGAATTGGCTTCTAAATTAGAAGATGCGCCATGGCCTGCAACGAAGGAAGAGCTTATCGACTACGCTATTCGTTCAGGTGCGCCTCTTGAGGTTCTTGAAAATCTTCAGGAGATAGAAGATGAGGGTGATGTCTATGAAAGTATCGAAGATATCTGGCCCGACTATCCCACCAAGGAAGACTTCCTTTTCAACGAGGATGAGTATTAG
- a CDS encoding ATP-binding cassette domain-containing protein: MNAIEVNGISKRYGRVQALHDVSLTVGKGEVFGIIGPDGAGKTTLYRILSTLLLPDGGNALVDGYDTIRQMGEIRKRVGYMPGRFSLYQDLTVEENLKFFATLFGTTVEEGYDSIRAIYSQIERFRNRRAGALSGGMKQKLALSCALVHSPSVLFLDEPTTGVDPVSRKELWEMLLMLKERGITIVASTPYLDEVRCCERVAFLDQGKIRGIDSPEIILDRFAEIFNPPGLARQNETKVEDENVIEVSHLVKAFGTFHAVDDISFTVRRGEIFGFLGANGAGKTTAMHMLTGLSQPTSGTGRVCGYDIRTEYEQIKRHIGYMSQRFSLYEDLTVAENIRLFAGIYGMDDSTIRTKTDELLHRLQFEAHKDDLVSSLPLGWKQKLAFSVSIFHEPGVVFLDEPTGGVDPSTRRQFWELIYDAARRGITVFVTTHYMDEADYCDRISIMVDGKISALGTPDELKTRFSQPDMDHVFTYLARQATRSSD, translated from the coding sequence ATGAATGCCATCGAAGTAAACGGAATCAGCAAGCGGTACGGACGGGTGCAAGCGTTGCACGACGTGTCATTGACGGTGGGGAAGGGCGAGGTGTTCGGCATCATCGGTCCCGACGGTGCCGGCAAGACGACGCTCTACCGCATTCTCAGCACGTTGCTCTTGCCGGATGGTGGGAATGCCTTGGTGGACGGTTACGATACAATCCGGCAGATGGGGGAAATCCGGAAGCGAGTGGGGTATATGCCCGGACGCTTCTCACTCTATCAGGACTTGACGGTGGAGGAGAATCTGAAGTTTTTCGCCACCCTTTTTGGCACTACCGTTGAGGAAGGCTACGACAGCATTCGTGCCATCTATTCGCAGATAGAGCGTTTCCGCAACCGGCGGGCAGGAGCATTGTCGGGCGGCATGAAGCAGAAGCTGGCATTGAGTTGTGCATTGGTACATTCGCCGAGCGTGCTTTTCCTTGACGAACCGACGACGGGAGTTGACCCCGTGAGCCGCAAAGAGTTGTGGGAGATGCTGCTCATGCTGAAGGAACGGGGCATCACGATTGTGGCTTCCACGCCCTATCTCGATGAAGTGCGCTGTTGTGAGCGGGTGGCATTCCTCGACCAAGGAAAGATTCGTGGCATTGACTCGCCCGAAATCATTCTCGACCGCTTCGCAGAGATATTCAATCCGCCGGGATTAGCGCGACAGAACGAGACGAAAGTAGAAGACGAAAACGTCATCGAGGTCTCACATTTGGTGAAGGCTTTCGGTACATTCCATGCCGTTGACGACATCTCGTTCACGGTCAGGCGCGGTGAGATTTTCGGTTTCCTCGGAGCCAACGGCGCAGGCAAGACCACCGCCATGCACATGTTGACAGGACTCAGTCAGCCGACGAGCGGTACGGGGCGCGTATGTGGCTATGACATCCGTACGGAATATGAGCAGATCAAGCGTCATATCGGCTACATGTCGCAGCGCTTCTCGCTCTATGAAGACCTGACTGTCGCCGAAAACATCCGGCTTTTTGCGGGAATCTACGGAATGGACGATTCCACCATACGTACAAAGACGGACGAGCTCTTGCACCGTCTCCAGTTCGAAGCCCACAAAGACGACCTCGTCTCGTCGCTGCCCCTTGGTTGGAAGCAGAAGCTGGCGTTCTCCGTGAGTATATTCCATGAGCCGGGCGTCGTGTTCCTGGACGAACCGACGGGAGGCGTAGATCCTTCCACGCGTCGCCAGTTCTGGGAACTCATCTACGATGCTGCCCGTCGTGGCATTACCGTCTTCGTGACCACCCACTACATGGACGAGGCGGACTATTGCGACCGCATCTCCATCATGGTGGATGGGAAAATCAGCGCTCTCGGCACGCCCGACGAGTTGAAGACGCGTTTCAGTCAACCCGATATGGATCATGTCTTCACCTATCTTGCGCGTCAGGCAACAAGGTCTTCAGATTAA
- a CDS encoding helix-turn-helix domain-containing protein, whose translation MDRQPKLMNFSRMHDIFEPHFAQIREQIYFSRELGIVHANSRVFQLVMQQHPPFAIDDYRLGLILRGHIRVNFNLVEKQLEAGTLVFIGPGTIINPIAISDDLEITGMVIFSQFPMPFAAGQLPSAFNGQVRDFQLKVDKTDFDTARNIIDTLWQLVHQQDYNRPVASSLVAALMHHYDSLYHRLNEQQQASKSREQTIFDRFIYLVNLHAAQEHQIKFYASKMCLTERYLGTIIRQTSGITAKEWIDRAIILRIKVELKHTEKTVAQISDEMNFPNPSFFCKYFKRLTGMTPAEYKKR comes from the coding sequence ATGGACAGACAACCGAAACTGATGAACTTCTCACGGATGCACGACATCTTTGAACCCCACTTCGCGCAGATACGTGAACAGATTTATTTCAGCCGTGAGCTGGGAATCGTTCATGCCAACTCACGGGTTTTTCAGCTGGTCATGCAACAGCATCCGCCTTTCGCTATCGACGACTACCGCCTCGGGCTCATACTGCGCGGGCATATCCGCGTCAACTTCAATCTGGTGGAGAAACAGTTGGAAGCCGGTACGCTCGTATTCATCGGACCTGGCACCATCATCAACCCCATCGCCATTTCCGACGACCTCGAAATCACCGGGATGGTCATCTTCTCCCAATTCCCCATGCCCTTTGCTGCCGGACAATTACCGTCAGCATTCAACGGACAGGTGCGCGACTTCCAACTGAAGGTCGATAAAACAGACTTCGACACTGCCCGAAACATCATTGACACGCTCTGGCAACTGGTTCACCAACAAGACTACAACCGCCCTGTCGCCAGCAGCCTCGTAGCGGCATTGATGCACCATTACGACAGCCTTTATCATCGGCTGAACGAACAGCAACAGGCAAGCAAGTCGCGCGAGCAGACCATCTTCGACCGCTTCATCTACCTGGTCAACCTACATGCCGCACAAGAACACCAAATCAAATTCTACGCGTCCAAGATGTGCCTCACCGAACGCTATCTCGGCACCATCATCCGACAGACCAGCGGCATCACCGCCAAGGAATGGATTGACCGCGCCATCATCCTACGCATCAAGGTTGAACTGAAACACACGGAAAAGACAGTAGCACAAATCTCGGACGAGATGAACTTCCCCAACCCCTCTTTCTTCTGCAAATATTTCAAACGGCTGACGGGAATGACACCCGCCGAATACAAAAAACGCTGA
- a CDS encoding ABC transporter permease, which produces MLRHLIRKEFLQIRRNAFLPRLIVAFPVVIMCVMPWVMQMEVKNIRVDVVDNDRSTASQRLVHAIEQSRYFIFGGQKSSYRLALSEVEKGRSDVVLVIPKDYGRDLVKGRLPQVLIAANAVNGTKGSMGSAYLSQIVVSSVSVPSAASLPSVLVLYNKGQNYKLFMIPALLAIVMMLMTGFLPTLNIVGEKEAGTIEQINVTPVPKWAFILAKLIPYWLIALFVITVCLLLAWLIYGIAPAGPLWLIYVLAMLLALFFSSFGLIVSNYSDTMQQAVFVMWFFVVCIMLLSGLFTPTRSMPQWAYMTTYVNPMHYFIDAIRTVFVRGGSFSAVAHQLAALLAIGIFMAVWAVRSYKKNS; this is translated from the coding sequence ATGCTAAGACATCTCATCCGAAAAGAGTTCCTTCAGATCAGGCGCAATGCTTTCCTGCCACGGCTCATCGTTGCGTTTCCCGTTGTCATTATGTGTGTCATGCCGTGGGTGATGCAGATGGAGGTGAAGAACATTCGCGTCGATGTGGTTGACAACGACCGCTCGACTGCCAGCCAGCGCCTCGTTCACGCCATTGAGCAGAGCCGCTATTTCATCTTTGGCGGGCAGAAATCCAGTTACCGGCTTGCCCTCTCCGAAGTGGAGAAGGGGAGGAGCGACGTGGTGCTGGTCATTCCGAAGGACTACGGGCGTGACCTCGTCAAGGGCAGATTGCCGCAGGTGCTCATTGCCGCCAACGCCGTGAACGGCACGAAGGGGTCGATGGGCAGCGCATACCTTTCGCAGATTGTCGTTTCTTCGGTCTCCGTTCCCTCCGCTGCGTCTTTGCCCTCGGTGCTCGTTCTCTACAATAAGGGTCAGAATTACAAGCTCTTTATGATTCCCGCCCTTCTCGCTATCGTGATGATGCTCATGACGGGCTTTCTGCCTACGCTCAACATCGTGGGCGAGAAGGAGGCTGGAACCATCGAGCAAATCAACGTCACGCCCGTCCCGAAGTGGGCGTTCATCCTTGCCAAACTGATTCCCTACTGGCTCATTGCGCTCTTCGTCATCACCGTGTGTCTGCTGTTGGCGTGGCTTATCTACGGCATCGCGCCCGCCGGTCCGCTCTGGCTCATCTACGTGTTGGCGATGCTGCTTGCGCTGTTCTTCTCCTCGTTCGGGCTTATCGTGTCCAACTATAGCGACACGATGCAGCAGGCAGTCTTCGTGATGTGGTTCTTCGTGGTGTGCATCATGCTGCTCAGCGGACTTTTCACGCCGACGCGTTCCATGCCACAATGGGCGTACATGACCACCTATGTCAATCCGATGCACTATTTCATCGACGCCATCCGCACCGTCTTCGTTCGCGGAGGCTCCTTCTCAGCGGTCGCCCACCAGCTTGCCGCCCTCCTCGCCATCGGCATTTTCATGGCAGTCTGGGCGGTGCGGAGCTATAAGAAAAACAGCTGA
- a CDS encoding ABC transporter permease gives MRQFMSFVIKEARHIVRDKRTMLILFGMPTVMMLLFGFAISTDVRNVRTVVVTSQMDHQTQAAVERLSASEYFTITAAVATPRDAERMIRHQEADMAVVFGKDFAAKKSGVQLIVDGADPNMAQQWATYAQQVVANPSSSVVNSKMLYNPQMRSAYNFVPAIMGMLLMLVCAMMTSISIVREKERGTMEVLLVSPVRPLMVIIAKAVPYLVLAFTILVVILLMAHYVLDVPLVGSLFWIVAVSTLYILLALSLGLLISNVARTQLVALLLSAMVLLMPVVMLSGMMFPVESMPQVLQWGAAVVPPRYYIDAMRKLMIMGVGIGEVVKEVAILAGMTFLFLSVAIAKFKKRLE, from the coding sequence ATGCGTCAATTCATGTCATTCGTCATCAAGGAAGCCCGCCATATCGTGCGCGACAAGCGGACGATGCTCATTCTCTTCGGTATGCCGACGGTGATGATGCTCCTGTTCGGCTTTGCCATCTCGACCGACGTGCGGAATGTGCGGACGGTGGTGGTCACGTCGCAGATGGACCATCAGACCCAGGCAGCCGTTGAGCGCCTTTCGGCTTCCGAATATTTCACGATTACCGCCGCCGTTGCCACTCCTCGCGATGCTGAGCGGATGATTCGCCATCAAGAGGCTGACATGGCTGTCGTGTTCGGGAAAGATTTTGCTGCCAAGAAGTCGGGTGTCCAGTTGATTGTCGATGGCGCCGATCCGAACATGGCGCAGCAATGGGCAACCTATGCGCAGCAAGTCGTTGCCAATCCGTCGTCGTCAGTTGTCAATTCGAAGATGCTCTATAATCCGCAGATGCGTTCTGCGTACAACTTTGTGCCTGCCATTATGGGCATGTTGCTGATGCTCGTCTGTGCGATGATGACATCTATCAGTATTGTGCGCGAGAAGGAGCGTGGCACGATGGAGGTGCTGCTCGTGTCGCCGGTCCGTCCGCTGATGGTGATTATAGCCAAGGCGGTTCCTTATCTGGTGCTGGCTTTCACCATTCTCGTCGTCATTCTGCTGATGGCGCACTATGTGCTCGACGTGCCGCTTGTCGGTTCGTTGTTCTGGATTGTCGCTGTCTCCACATTATATATATTATTGGCGCTCTCGCTGGGGTTGCTCATTTCGAATGTCGCGCGGACGCAGCTCGTGGCGTTGCTCTTGTCGGCGATGGTGTTGCTGATGCCTGTGGTGATGCTGTCGGGCATGATGTTTCCTGTGGAGTCGATGCCGCAAGTGTTGCAATGGGGGGCTGCCGTCGTTCCTCCGCGTTATTACATTGATGCCATGCGTAAGCTGATGATTATGGGAGTGGGCATCGGTGAGGTGGTGAAGGAGGTTGCCATACTTGCAGGAATGACTTTCCTGTTTCTTTCCGTCGCCATCGCCAAGTTCAAGAAGCGGTTGGAGTAA
- a CDS encoding TolC family protein — protein MKKLFVIMALLPVMAGAQSLEECQQAAERNYPLIRQYGLIAQTTELTVSNIRKGWLPQVSASAQATLQSDVVSWPEQMQSVYQQMGLDMRGLRKDQYRVGIDVQQMVFDGGAISSQKNIVREQGKVQEAQNEVTMYQVRRRVNEMYFGLLLLDKQIQLNHDLQEVLAANERKLSSMYERGTAAKSDYQTVKAERLNVVQQVSSLQAQRNAVARMLSMFCGLEVKELEKPQATSSGMQSAGQRPELKSIDAQLRLADAQEKALDAALMPKLSVFVQGYYGYPGYNMFEDMMSHRWSWNGLIGARLSWNIGALYTRKNDKAKIQLQRDMATTNRDVFLFNNQLEQIRQNEDIERYRRLMASDEEIIALRSSVRKAAESKLAHGIIDVNDLVREINNENAARLQMSVHEIEMLKEMYDLRFTTNN, from the coding sequence ATGAAGAAACTATTCGTAATCATGGCTTTGTTGCCTGTGATGGCAGGTGCGCAGTCGCTGGAGGAATGTCAGCAGGCAGCAGAGCGCAACTATCCTCTCATCAGGCAATATGGACTGATAGCGCAGACGACAGAATTGACGGTGAGCAACATCCGGAAAGGCTGGCTGCCGCAGGTGTCGGCTTCGGCACAGGCCACGCTGCAGAGCGATGTGGTGTCGTGGCCCGAGCAGATGCAATCGGTGTATCAGCAAATGGGGCTTGATATGCGCGGGCTCAGGAAAGACCAGTATCGTGTCGGCATTGATGTGCAACAGATGGTGTTCGACGGCGGCGCAATCAGCAGTCAGAAGAATATTGTGCGCGAGCAGGGCAAGGTGCAGGAAGCTCAGAACGAAGTGACCATGTATCAGGTGCGGCGCAGGGTCAACGAGATGTACTTTGGGCTGTTGCTGTTGGACAAACAGATACAGTTGAACCATGATTTGCAGGAGGTGCTGGCAGCCAACGAGCGAAAGCTGTCGTCGATGTATGAACGCGGTACGGCGGCAAAGAGCGATTACCAAACCGTGAAAGCCGAGCGGCTGAATGTGGTGCAGCAGGTTTCGAGCCTTCAGGCACAGCGGAATGCGGTGGCAAGAATGCTGAGCATGTTCTGCGGGCTGGAAGTGAAAGAGCTGGAAAAACCACAGGCGACTTCGTCGGGCATGCAGTCGGCAGGACAACGCCCGGAGCTCAAGTCCATCGATGCGCAATTGCGGCTCGCCGATGCCCAAGAGAAGGCGCTTGATGCTGCGCTCATGCCGAAGCTGTCGGTGTTCGTTCAGGGATATTACGGCTATCCGGGATATAACATGTTCGAAGATATGATGTCTCATCGTTGGTCGTGGAATGGTTTGATAGGGGCGCGGCTCTCGTGGAATATCGGTGCCCTCTATACCCGGAAGAACGATAAGGCGAAAATACAGTTGCAGCGCGACATGGCAACGACCAACCGCGACGTGTTCCTCTTCAACAATCAGTTGGAACAGATACGGCAGAATGAAGACATAGAGCGCTATCGCCGGCTGATGGCTTCCGACGAGGAGATTATCGCCTTGCGCTCCTCCGTCCGTAAGGCTGCCGAGTCGAAGCTGGCGCATGGCATCATCGACGTGAACGATCTTGTTCGCGAAATCAATAATGAGAACGCCGCGCGCCTGCAGATGTCCGTCCACGAGATTGAAATGCTGAAAGAGATGTATGACCTGAGATTTACAACCAACAACTAA
- a CDS encoding cob(I)yrinic acid a,c-diamide adenosyltransferase, translated as MKITKVYTKTGDEGLTSLVGGYRVKKTNSRIEAYGTVDELSANLGLLTSWMKDGDDKELIVRAQRNLFTISSYLATDQSKTPVGPSYMLPIEEVELLEEEIDAINSNIPPLTSFLLPGGSHEAAICHVCRTVCRRAERRIFFLHETSPVSREILQYMNRLSDYLFVLARKLNFVDGVREKIWKKP; from the coding sequence ATGAAGATAACAAAGGTTTATACTAAGACCGGTGATGAGGGATTGACCAGTCTTGTCGGCGGTTATCGTGTGAAGAAGACAAATTCCCGTATTGAAGCGTACGGAACGGTGGATGAACTGAGTGCCAACCTTGGTCTGCTCACGTCTTGGATGAAAGACGGTGATGACAAGGAGTTGATTGTCCGGGCGCAGCGCAATCTTTTTACGATTTCTTCGTATCTTGCCACGGATCAGTCGAAGACACCGGTCGGACCTTCTTATATGCTTCCGATAGAAGAGGTGGAGTTGCTGGAAGAAGAGATTGACGCCATCAACTCAAACATTCCTCCTCTCACCTCATTCCTGTTGCCTGGTGGCAGCCACGAGGCGGCGATATGTCATGTGTGCAGAACGGTTTGCCGTCGTGCAGAGCGCCGTATATTCTTCCTTCACGAGACATCGCCCGTGTCAAGGGAAATCCTTCAATACATGAATCGCCTGTCCGACTATTTGTTTGTTTTGGCGCGCAAATTGAATTTTGTTGATGGCGTGCGTGAAAAAATTTGGAAGAAGCCTTGA